A region of Mesorhizobium sp. M3A.F.Ca.ET.080.04.2.1 DNA encodes the following proteins:
- the nikC gene encoding nickel transporter permease, producing the protein MTASDAAPLSRREWLLSERPASRVQARLGRAYVAWRRFSANRLALVGLLIIIGLLVVAAFADVLAPYSPTVGDLKNARLLPPGAVHWFGTDDLGRDIYSRIIYGSRWTLYVVILVAVIAAPIGLLVGTVAGYASGWIDAILMRITDIFLAFPKLVLALAFVAALGPGIENAVLAIAITSWPPYARIARAETLTVRNSDYIKAVQLMGASPFRIVLRHIMPLCISSLIIRVTLDMAGIILTAAGLGFLGLGAQPPLPEWGAMIASGRRFILDQWWVAAAPGAAILVVSLGFNLLGDGLRDALDPRSGDQ; encoded by the coding sequence ATGACCGCCTCCGACGCCGCCCCCCTCTCCCGCCGCGAATGGCTGCTCAGCGAACGGCCGGCTTCGCGCGTTCAGGCAAGGCTCGGCCGCGCCTATGTGGCGTGGCGGCGCTTCTCAGCCAACCGGCTGGCTTTAGTCGGCCTGTTGATCATCATCGGGCTCTTGGTGGTTGCTGCCTTTGCCGATGTGCTGGCGCCCTATTCGCCGACCGTCGGCGATCTCAAGAATGCCCGCCTGCTTCCGCCCGGCGCCGTGCACTGGTTCGGCACCGACGATCTTGGCCGCGATATCTATTCGCGCATCATCTATGGTTCGCGCTGGACGCTCTATGTCGTGATCCTCGTCGCAGTCATCGCCGCGCCCATCGGCCTGCTCGTAGGCACCGTGGCCGGCTATGCCAGCGGCTGGATCGATGCGATTCTGATGCGCATCACCGACATCTTCCTCGCCTTTCCGAAGCTGGTGCTGGCGCTTGCCTTCGTCGCGGCCCTCGGTCCGGGCATCGAGAACGCGGTGCTGGCGATCGCCATCACCTCCTGGCCGCCCTACGCGCGCATCGCGCGCGCCGAGACGCTGACGGTGCGCAACTCCGACTACATCAAGGCGGTGCAGCTGATGGGCGCCTCGCCCTTCCGCATCGTGCTGCGCCACATCATGCCGCTGTGCATCTCATCGTTGATCATCCGGGTGACGCTCGACATGGCCGGTATCATTCTGACCGCCGCCGGCCTCGGCTTCCTCGGCCTCGGGGCGCAGCCGCCGCTGCCCGAATGGGGCGCGATGATCGCGTCGGGCCGTCGCTTCATCCTTGACCAGTGGTGGGTGGCCGCCGCGCCGGGAGCCGCGATCCTCGTGGTCAGCCTGGGCTTCAACCTGCTCGGCGACGGCCTGCGCGACGCGCTCGATCCCCGGAGCGGCGACCAATGA
- a CDS encoding ABC transporter ATP-binding protein: MSGDKNTLLEVDDLRVTFPTRTGVVQAVRGVTFSLGRERLGIVGESGSGKSQTGRATMGLTPPQAEVSAKRLSFDGIDLLSASVSQRRALRGNRIAMILQDPKYSLDPVMTIGRQIVETLRTHEKVSRAEARERALAMLRAVQIRDPARVFDLHPHEVSGGMGQRAMIAMMLIAGPELMIADEPTSALDVTVQLDVLNILDRLVAERGMGLIFISHDLRLVSSFCDRVVVMYAGKVVEQLKASELRDAQHPYTRGLLNCMPRIGFERHPLPVLDRKPEWAA, from the coding sequence ATGAGCGGTGACAAGAACACGCTTCTCGAAGTCGACGACCTGCGCGTCACCTTTCCGACCCGCACCGGCGTCGTGCAGGCGGTCCGCGGCGTCACCTTCTCGCTAGGCCGCGAACGTCTGGGCATCGTCGGCGAGAGCGGCTCCGGCAAGTCGCAGACCGGCCGCGCCACCATGGGGCTGACCCCGCCCCAGGCTGAGGTGTCGGCCAAGAGGCTCAGCTTCGACGGCATCGATCTGCTTTCGGCATCGGTCAGCCAGCGACGGGCGCTGCGGGGCAATCGCATCGCCATGATCCTGCAGGATCCGAAATATTCGCTCGATCCGGTGATGACCATCGGCCGTCAGATCGTCGAGACGCTGCGCACGCATGAGAAGGTGTCCAGGGCCGAGGCGCGCGAGCGCGCGTTGGCGATGTTGCGGGCGGTGCAGATCCGCGACCCGGCCCGCGTCTTCGACCTGCACCCGCATGAGGTCTCGGGCGGCATGGGCCAGCGCGCCATGATCGCCATGATGCTGATCGCCGGGCCGGAACTGATGATCGCCGACGAGCCGACCTCGGCGCTCGACGTAACCGTTCAGCTCGATGTCCTGAACATTCTCGACCGGCTGGTCGCCGAGCGCGGCATGGGATTGATCTTCATCTCGCACGATTTGCGCCTGGTCTCCTCCTTCTGCGATCGCGTCGTCGTCATGTATGCCGGCAAGGTGGTCGAGCAGCTTAAGGCGTCCGAGCTGCGCGATGCGCAGCATCCCTATACGCGCGGCCTGCTCAACTGCATGCCGAGGATCGGCTTCGAACGCCATCCGCTGCCGGTCCTCGACCGCAAGCCGGAGTGGGCGGCGTGA
- a CDS encoding (2Fe-2S)-binding protein, with protein MLICHCNIITEKEIEQTIIALLDEDPWQLIVPAKVYHAMHKRGRCCGCFPNVVETIIRVTENYHARSEVGGVDIVSHLDRVRGLRGQFGSRTHERRTAGHRAA; from the coding sequence ATGCTGATCTGTCATTGCAACATCATCACTGAAAAGGAGATCGAGCAGACGATCATCGCACTGCTTGATGAAGATCCCTGGCAGCTTATCGTGCCGGCGAAGGTCTATCACGCCATGCACAAGCGCGGCCGCTGTTGCGGCTGCTTCCCAAATGTGGTGGAAACGATCATTCGGGTCACCGAAAACTACCATGCCCGTTCGGAGGTGGGCGGCGTGGACATCGTTTCACATCTGGACCGCGTCAGAGGCTTGCGCGGCCAATTCGGGAGCAGAACCCATGAAAGGCGAACCGCAGGTCATCGAGCGGCTTAA
- a CDS encoding ABC transporter permease: MAETQATAGRGSARGVAILSSLGSFLVIAVTTYLGLLAVTFFIGRVIPIDPVLAVLGDRAPTAVVERTRREMGLDLPLIEQFYIYVKSALNGDFGTSVLTTNPVMSDIRRVFPATIELATLGTIIGAVIGVPLGVLAAVRRGSLVDQIVRIIGLIGYSVPIFWLGLLGLVLFYAKLQWVAFPARLDVVYEYSFTPVTGFYLLDAAMQGQWDVFYDAFRHIILPASLLGYFALAYISRMTRSFMLNELAQEYIVAARAKGLSETRVIWAHALRNAAVPMVTVIALSYASLLEGSVLTETVFSWPGIGLYITNSLQNADMNAVLGGTIIIGSVFIAINLLSDLLYRLLDPRTKAG, encoded by the coding sequence GTGGCTGAAACCCAGGCGACGGCCGGGCGCGGCAGCGCCCGCGGCGTCGCCATTCTATCGTCGCTCGGGAGTTTCCTGGTGATCGCGGTAACGACCTATCTAGGTCTTCTCGCGGTCACGTTCTTCATTGGCCGCGTCATCCCGATCGATCCGGTGCTGGCCGTGCTCGGCGATAGGGCCCCGACGGCCGTTGTCGAGCGTACGCGTCGCGAGATGGGTCTCGACCTGCCGCTGATCGAGCAGTTCTATATCTACGTCAAAAGCGCCCTCAACGGCGATTTCGGTACCTCGGTCCTGACCACCAATCCGGTGATGTCGGACATCCGCCGCGTCTTTCCGGCGACGATCGAGCTCGCCACGCTGGGCACCATCATCGGCGCCGTCATCGGCGTGCCGCTCGGCGTGCTGGCAGCGGTCCGGCGCGGCAGCTTGGTCGATCAGATCGTGCGCATCATCGGCCTGATCGGTTATTCCGTGCCGATCTTCTGGCTTGGGCTTCTTGGCCTCGTCCTGTTCTACGCCAAGCTGCAATGGGTCGCGTTTCCGGCGCGGCTCGACGTCGTCTACGAGTACAGCTTTACGCCAGTCACCGGCTTCTATCTCCTCGATGCGGCGATGCAGGGCCAGTGGGACGTCTTCTACGACGCTTTCCGCCACATCATCCTGCCGGCCTCGCTGCTCGGCTATTTCGCGCTTGCCTATATCAGCCGCATGACGCGCTCCTTCATGCTGAACGAGCTGGCGCAGGAATACATCGTCGCCGCGCGCGCCAAGGGCCTGTCCGAAACGCGCGTCATCTGGGCTCATGCCCTGCGCAATGCCGCGGTGCCGATGGTGACGGTAATAGCGCTGTCCTATGCGAGCCTGCTCGAAGGCTCGGTGCTGACCGAGACCGTGTTCTCCTGGCCCGGGATCGGCCTCTATATCACCAATTCGCTGCAGAACGCCGACATGAACGCGGTGCTCGGCGGCACCATCATCATCGGTTCGGTCTTTATCGCCATCAACCTTCTGTCCGATCTGCTCTACCGACTGCTCGATCCAAGGACCAAGGCCGGATGA
- a CDS encoding imelysin family protein translates to MTTRNGGRLAAICATAALTAAVFVLPAKAETDAKAVIKTYADIALAKYQDSLTTAQALDKAVDALLAKPSTETLNAAREAWKAARVPYQQTEVYRFGNKIVDDWEGKVNSWPLDEGLIDYVAKSYGTESDTNSLYTANVIANKEIEINGKKVDASKLSPEFLSGTLQEAGGVEANVATGYHAIEFLLWGQDLHGTGPGAGERPYTDYDLKNCTGGNCDRRAEYLKSASDLLVSDLQEMVDDWKEDGAARKNLIDGEPSAAISAIFTGMGSLSYGELAGERMKLGLLLHDPEEEHDCFSDNTYNSHLYDATGIRAAYHASYTRLDGTVVSGPSVSDMVKAADPAIDQELSGKLEVTVARMEAIKARAVAGEAYDQQIAEGNVEGNATVQAAIDALVDQTKSIERAVGSLKLNAIAFEGSDSLDAPDKVFK, encoded by the coding sequence ATGACAACCCGTAATGGCGGCCGCTTGGCTGCGATCTGCGCCACGGCCGCGCTGACGGCGGCGGTGTTCGTGCTGCCGGCCAAGGCTGAGACCGACGCCAAGGCCGTCATCAAGACCTATGCCGACATCGCGCTCGCCAAATACCAGGACTCGCTGACCACGGCGCAGGCGCTCGACAAGGCGGTCGACGCTTTGCTGGCCAAGCCTTCGACGGAGACGCTGAACGCGGCCCGCGAGGCCTGGAAGGCGGCGCGCGTCCCGTATCAGCAGACCGAGGTCTACCGCTTCGGCAACAAGATCGTCGACGACTGGGAAGGCAAGGTGAATTCCTGGCCCCTGGATGAAGGCTTGATCGACTATGTCGCCAAGAGCTACGGCACCGAGTCCGACACCAATTCGCTCTATACCGCCAATGTGATCGCCAATAAGGAGATCGAGATCAACGGCAAGAAAGTCGACGCCTCCAAGCTTTCGCCCGAGTTCCTGTCCGGTACGCTGCAGGAAGCCGGCGGCGTCGAGGCCAATGTCGCAACCGGCTACCATGCCATCGAATTCCTGCTCTGGGGCCAGGACCTGCACGGCACCGGCCCCGGCGCCGGCGAGCGGCCCTACACGGACTACGATCTCAAGAACTGCACCGGCGGCAATTGCGACCGCCGCGCCGAATATCTGAAGTCGGCGAGCGACCTGCTGGTGTCCGACCTGCAGGAGATGGTCGACGACTGGAAGGAAGACGGCGCCGCGCGCAAGAACCTCATCGACGGCGAGCCGAGCGCCGCCATCTCGGCGATCTTCACCGGCATGGGCTCGCTCTCCTACGGCGAACTCGCCGGCGAGCGCATGAAGCTTGGCCTTCTGCTGCATGATCCGGAAGAGGAGCACGATTGCTTTTCCGACAACACCTACAACTCGCACCTCTACGACGCGACCGGCATTCGCGCCGCCTATCATGCGAGCTACACCCGGCTCGATGGCACCGTCGTCTCGGGGCCTTCCGTGTCCGACATGGTGAAGGCAGCAGACCCGGCGATCGACCAGGAACTGTCCGGCAAGCTGGAGGTGACCGTCGCCAGAATGGAAGCGATCAAGGCCCGCGCCGTGGCCGGCGAGGCCTATGACCAGCAGATCGCCGAGGGCAACGTTGAAGGCAACGCCACCGTGCAGGCGGCAATCGACGCGCTGGTCGACCAGACCAAGTCCATCGAGCGCGCCGTCGGTTCCCTGAAGCTCAACGCGATCGCCTTCGAGGGCTCGGACAGCCTCGATGCTCCGGACAAGGTGTTCAAATAA
- a CDS encoding 4-aminobutyrate--2-oxoglutarate transaminase — protein sequence MKNSAISERKNQSISRGVGMTTQIYADRAENSEIWDVEGRRYIDFSSGIAVVNTGHRHPKVIEAVKAQLDRFTHTCHQVVPYESYVRLAERLNGILPGKFDKKTIFVTTGAEAVENAIKIARNATGRQAVIAFSGGFHGRTFMGMALTGKVVPYKVGFGAMPADVFHAPFPVALRGVSVADSLAALDKLFKADVDPGRVAAIIVEPVQGEGGFYEAPRDFMAALRKICDQHGILLVADEVQTGFARTGKMFAMEHHDVAPDLTTMAKSLAGGFPLAAVTGRAEIMDAPGPGGLGGTYGGSPIGVAAAHAVLDVIEEEKLCDRANALGSRLKQRLVSIRDDVPEIVDIRGPGFMNAVEFNDVKKGLPSAEFANAVRLKALDKGLILLTCGVYGNVIRFLSPITIQDGVMNEALDILESSIREARAA from the coding sequence ATGAAGAATTCGGCCATTTCCGAACGCAAGAACCAGTCGATCTCGCGCGGCGTCGGCATGACGACGCAGATCTATGCCGACCGGGCCGAGAATTCGGAAATCTGGGATGTCGAAGGCCGTCGCTACATCGACTTCTCCTCCGGCATCGCCGTGGTCAACACCGGTCACCGGCATCCGAAGGTGATCGAGGCCGTCAAGGCTCAGCTCGACCGCTTCACCCACACCTGCCACCAGGTCGTGCCCTACGAGAGCTATGTGCGATTGGCCGAACGTCTGAACGGCATTCTGCCGGGCAAGTTCGACAAGAAGACCATCTTCGTCACCACCGGCGCCGAAGCGGTCGAGAACGCGATCAAGATTGCCCGCAACGCCACCGGCCGCCAGGCGGTTATTGCCTTCTCCGGCGGTTTCCACGGCCGCACCTTCATGGGCATGGCGCTGACCGGCAAGGTCGTGCCCTACAAGGTCGGCTTCGGCGCCATGCCGGCCGATGTCTTCCATGCGCCGTTCCCGGTGGCGCTGCGTGGCGTCTCGGTCGCGGATTCGCTCGCCGCGCTCGACAAGCTGTTCAAGGCCGATGTCGATCCGGGCAGGGTCGCCGCCATCATCGTCGAGCCGGTGCAGGGAGAGGGCGGCTTCTACGAAGCGCCGCGCGACTTCATGGCGGCGTTGCGCAAGATCTGCGACCAGCACGGCATCCTGCTCGTTGCCGACGAGGTGCAGACCGGCTTTGCCCGCACCGGCAAGATGTTCGCCATGGAGCATCACGACGTCGCGCCCGATCTCACCACCATGGCCAAGAGCCTGGCCGGCGGCTTCCCGCTGGCGGCTGTGACCGGCCGCGCCGAGATCATGGATGCGCCGGGCCCGGGCGGGCTCGGCGGCACCTATGGCGGCAGCCCGATCGGCGTCGCCGCCGCCCATGCGGTGCTCGACGTCATCGAGGAGGAAAAGCTCTGCGACCGTGCCAACGCGCTGGGCAGCCGGCTGAAGCAGAGGTTGGTTTCCATCCGCGATGACGTGCCGGAGATCGTCGACATCCGCGGACCGGGCTTCATGAACGCGGTCGAGTTCAACGACGTCAAGAAAGGCCTGCCGTCGGCGGAATTCGCCAATGCGGTGAGGCTGAAGGCCCTCGACAAGGGCCTCATCCTGCTCACCTGCGGCGTCTACGGCAACGTCATCCGCTTCCTGTCGCCGATAACCATCCAGGACGGCGTCATGAACGAGGCGCTGGATATTCTGGAGAGCTCGATCCGCGAGGCGCGCGCGGCATAA
- a CDS encoding FAD-dependent oxidoreductase → MTNGVVIVGAGHAGVQAAASLREEGYDGPVILIGDENELPYHKPPLSKTFIKDAEAKPQPLRGEAFYSGSSIDYRPGLRIDRIDVGARRLDVAGGGMLPFDRLVLATGSRPRLLKLEGAELAGVVSLRSLGDARLIRELSAHSEDVVILGGGFIGLEIAATLRAAGRKVTVVEALDRLLGRAVAPVIAAHVRQRLEAMGVRVLTGTTVARLEGEGGRVSAAITSSGERLAAQLVIIGIGVVPNVELAEAAGIAIGNGIRVDHHMQSSIPEILAIGDAASYRHWFTGGDVRLESVQNATDQARLAARTILGHAEPYSAVPWFWSDIGDMKLQMVGLTQGGDSHVVLGEPAENKFSIYHYAGNRLLGIESVNRPADHMLGRKMLGAGFSPTPQTVAGGPDALKAALAAFSQNEPARAAG, encoded by the coding sequence ATGACGAACGGGGTTGTGATTGTCGGTGCCGGTCATGCCGGGGTGCAGGCGGCCGCGAGCCTTCGCGAGGAAGGCTATGACGGGCCGGTCATCCTGATCGGCGACGAAAACGAACTGCCCTATCACAAGCCGCCGCTGTCCAAGACCTTCATCAAGGATGCCGAAGCAAAACCGCAGCCTCTGCGCGGCGAAGCCTTCTATTCCGGCAGCAGCATCGACTATCGGCCGGGCTTGCGGATCGACAGGATCGATGTCGGCGCGCGCAGGCTGGACGTGGCGGGCGGCGGGATGCTCCCCTTCGATCGGCTGGTGCTTGCGACCGGCTCCCGCCCGCGTCTGCTCAAGCTCGAGGGCGCGGAACTCGCCGGGGTGGTTTCGCTGCGCTCGTTGGGCGACGCGCGCCTGATCCGCGAACTCAGTGCGCACAGCGAGGATGTCGTCATCCTCGGCGGCGGCTTCATCGGTTTGGAAATCGCGGCGACGCTCAGGGCCGCCGGTCGCAAGGTCACTGTCGTCGAGGCCCTCGACCGGCTGCTAGGCCGGGCGGTGGCGCCGGTGATCGCGGCGCATGTGCGCCAGCGCCTTGAGGCGATGGGCGTGCGCGTGCTGACCGGCACGACCGTTGCCCGTCTGGAAGGCGAAGGCGGACGCGTCTCGGCCGCGATCACATCGAGCGGCGAGCGCCTGGCGGCGCAACTGGTCATCATCGGCATCGGCGTGGTGCCCAATGTCGAGCTGGCGGAAGCCGCCGGCATCGCGATCGGCAACGGTATCCGCGTCGACCATCATATGCAGAGCTCGATCCCGGAAATCCTCGCCATCGGCGACGCCGCCTCCTACCGGCACTGGTTCACCGGCGGTGACGTGCGGCTGGAATCGGTGCAGAACGCCACCGACCAGGCGCGGCTTGCCGCGCGCACCATCCTCGGACACGCCGAGCCCTATTCCGCCGTGCCGTGGTTCTGGTCGGATATCGGCGACATGAAGCTGCAGATGGTCGGACTGACGCAAGGCGGCGACAGCCACGTGGTGCTGGGCGAGCCAGCCGAGAACAAGTTCTCGATCTATCATTATGCGGGCAACCGGCTGCTCGGCATCGAATCCGTCAACCGTCCGGCGGATCACATGCTCGGCCGCAAGATGCTCGGCGCCGGTTTTTCGCCGACGCCGCAGACAGTCGCGGGCGGGCCGGACGCGCTGAAGGCAGCGCTTGCCGCTTTCAGTCAGAACGAACCGGCACGGGCGGCGGGTTAA
- a CDS encoding di-heme oxidoredictase family protein: MRRPVDVLRRARQVESRSLPLQKTPRYQICRGASLLLALSASAMAGETGSAGLAASRTDLTPKDEARVLAVTRPTTDFSKPEPFELMQGGAGTSRKDPSRDAFSQPAANITFEEEGNFKLGNALFRKNWVSSPSSTQASDGLGPLFNERACQNCHLKDGRGRPPEGGAGSTSIFLRLARDAGSAEEKVALADRKALNFPDPVYGSQLQELAVPGLKGEGRMRIDYQEEKVALGDGSMVSLRKPSYSIDGLGYGPLDPATSLSPRLTPPMIGLGLIEQIAPVDILAHADPDDRDGDGISGRPNIVRDELSGELTLGRFGWKAQSASIRQQAADAFAGDIGISTPESPKHWGDCTAAEKVCLAMPNGVQQRLGTAEAPPPVMDLVTFYSQNLAVPARRDIDAPQVLAGKQQFYGMGCISCHTPKFVTLRGTPNKAQAFQLIWPYSDFLLHDMGPGLADGQRVGEATGNEWRTPPLWGIGLTGTVNGNTFYLHDGRARSLAEAILWHGGEGRKARDRFAAASAADRDALIKFLESL, translated from the coding sequence ATGCGGCGCCCCGTAGACGTCTTGCGCCGCGCGCGACAGGTGGAGAGCCGAAGCCTGCCGCTCCAGAAGACCCCGCGATACCAGATTTGTCGCGGGGCATCGCTTCTGCTGGCGCTATCTGCCTCGGCCATGGCCGGCGAGACTGGTAGCGCCGGCCTTGCCGCCAGCCGCACCGATTTGACGCCCAAGGATGAGGCGAGGGTCCTCGCCGTCACGCGGCCGACCACGGACTTTTCCAAGCCCGAGCCGTTCGAACTGATGCAGGGCGGCGCCGGCACTTCGCGCAAGGATCCCAGCCGCGACGCGTTCTCGCAACCGGCCGCCAACATCACCTTCGAGGAAGAAGGCAACTTCAAGCTCGGAAACGCCCTTTTCCGCAAGAACTGGGTGTCGTCGCCTTCGTCGACCCAGGCTTCGGACGGGCTTGGTCCGCTGTTCAATGAACGCGCCTGCCAGAATTGCCATCTGAAGGATGGCCGCGGTCGTCCGCCGGAAGGCGGCGCCGGCTCGACCTCGATCTTCCTGCGGCTCGCCCGCGATGCAGGCAGTGCCGAGGAGAAGGTGGCGCTTGCCGATCGCAAGGCGCTGAACTTTCCCGATCCGGTCTACGGTTCGCAGTTGCAGGAACTGGCAGTTCCCGGCCTGAAGGGCGAAGGCCGGATGCGTATCGACTATCAGGAAGAGAAGGTGGCGCTCGGCGACGGCAGCATGGTTTCCTTGCGCAAGCCGAGCTATTCCATCGACGGCCTCGGCTATGGGCCGCTCGATCCGGCCACGAGCTTGTCGCCGCGCCTGACGCCGCCGATGATCGGCCTCGGTCTCATCGAGCAGATCGCCCCCGTCGATATCCTCGCCCATGCCGATCCGGACGACCGCGACGGCGACGGAATCTCCGGCAGGCCGAACATCGTGCGCGACGAACTGAGCGGTGAATTGACGCTCGGCCGCTTCGGCTGGAAGGCGCAGAGCGCATCGATCCGCCAGCAGGCAGCCGACGCCTTTGCCGGAGACATCGGCATCTCGACGCCGGAATCGCCCAAACATTGGGGCGACTGCACCGCGGCCGAAAAGGTCTGCCTTGCCATGCCGAACGGCGTCCAGCAGCGCCTTGGCACGGCGGAAGCGCCGCCGCCGGTCATGGACCTCGTCACCTTCTATTCACAGAACCTTGCCGTGCCGGCCCGCCGCGACATCGACGCGCCGCAGGTGCTTGCCGGCAAGCAGCAGTTTTATGGCATGGGCTGCATTTCCTGCCACACGCCGAAATTCGTCACCTTGCGCGGCACGCCCAACAAGGCGCAGGCATTCCAACTGATCTGGCCCTATTCCGACTTTCTGCTGCACGACATGGGTCCGGGCCTGGCCGACGGGCAACGTGTGGGGGAAGCGACCGGCAACGAATGGCGCACGCCGCCGCTCTGGGGCATCGGCCTCACCGGAACGGTCAACGGCAACACGTTCTATTTGCACGACGGGCGCGCGCGCAGCCTCGCCGAGGCAATCCTGTGGCATGGGGGCGAGGGCCGCAAGGCTCGCGACCGCTTTGCGGCCGCCAGCGCCGCCGACCGCGATGCGCTGATCAAATTTCTGGAGTCGCTCTGA
- the bfr gene encoding bacterioferritin, which translates to MKGEPQVIERLNEALFLELGAVNQYWVHYRLLEDWGYTKLAKKERAESIEEMHHADRLVARIIFLEGHPNLQSVAPLRIGQNVKEVLESDLAGEYDARTAYKRSRDICQEAGDYVSMKLFEELLADEEGHIDFLETQLDLLASIGEEKYGQLNADSANEAE; encoded by the coding sequence ATGAAAGGCGAACCGCAGGTCATCGAGCGGCTTAACGAAGCTCTGTTTCTGGAGCTTGGTGCCGTCAACCAATACTGGGTCCACTACCGCCTGCTCGAGGACTGGGGATACACCAAGCTGGCGAAGAAGGAACGGGCGGAATCGATAGAGGAGATGCACCACGCCGACCGGCTGGTGGCCCGCATCATTTTCCTCGAAGGGCATCCGAACCTTCAGTCCGTCGCGCCGTTGCGCATCGGGCAGAATGTGAAGGAAGTGCTCGAATCCGATCTTGCCGGCGAATATGACGCGCGCACGGCCTACAAGCGCTCGCGCGATATCTGCCAGGAGGCGGGCGACTACGTGTCGATGAAACTTTTCGAGGAACTGCTGGCCGACGAGGAAGGCCATATCGATTTCCTGGAGACGCAGCTCGACCTGCTCGCCTCGATCGGCGAGGAAAAATACGGCCAGCTCAACGCCGATTCGGCCAACGAGGCGGAGTAA
- a CDS encoding ABC transporter ATP-binding protein has product MTAAIVIEAAEVIFDRFRALKGVSLEVREGESYGLVGESGSGKSTLLKAITGLAPVSSGTITVNGKTLGKSRDKAFYRDVQMVFQDPYGSLHPRQTVDRLLQEPLAIHGVADGEKRIERALDEVGLGKGFRFRYAHQLSGGQRQRVAIARALILEPSILLLDEPTSALDASVQAEVLNLLEEVRRRRKLTFLMVSHDLAIITHMCERLMVMQNGEAVETLTASQLIGHRVSQDYTRNLLRASEGFVRTA; this is encoded by the coding sequence GTGACGGCCGCTATTGTTATCGAGGCAGCGGAGGTGATCTTCGATCGCTTTCGTGCGCTGAAGGGCGTCAGCCTCGAAGTGAGGGAAGGTGAATCCTACGGATTGGTCGGCGAGAGCGGTTCAGGCAAGTCGACGCTTCTCAAGGCCATTACCGGCCTGGCGCCCGTCTCGTCCGGGACCATCACCGTCAACGGCAAGACGCTCGGCAAAAGCCGCGACAAGGCATTTTATCGTGACGTGCAGATGGTCTTCCAGGATCCGTACGGCTCCCTGCATCCGCGCCAGACCGTCGACCGGCTGCTGCAGGAGCCTTTAGCCATTCATGGCGTTGCCGACGGCGAGAAGCGCATCGAGCGCGCGCTCGACGAGGTCGGTCTCGGCAAGGGCTTCCGCTTCCGCTACGCGCACCAGCTCTCCGGCGGTCAGCGCCAGCGCGTCGCCATCGCCCGGGCTCTGATCCTGGAGCCATCGATCCTGCTGCTCGACGAGCCGACCTCGGCGCTCGACGCCTCGGTGCAGGCGGAGGTGCTCAACCTGCTCGAAGAAGTGCGGCGGCGGCGCAAGCTCACCTTCCTGATGGTCAGCCACGACCTCGCCATCATCACCCATATGTGCGAGCGGCTGATGGTGATGCAGAACGGCGAGGCGGTCGAGACGCTGACCGCGAGCCAGCTGATCGGCCATCGCGTCAGCCAAGACTACACGCGCAACCTGCTCAGGGCTTCCGAGGGCTTTGTCCGGACGGCCTGA